One window from the genome of Rufibacter tibetensis encodes:
- a CDS encoding sodium:solute symporter family transporter, whose protein sequence is MNAGFAPLDYIIFIVYAIVIIALGLWVSRTKDGIEKTSDEYFLADKSLPWWAVGASLIAANISAEHFIGTSGSGFAIGLGIAAYEWIAAIALIIVAKYFLPVFLARGIFTMPQFLSQRFNKGVSTSFAVFWLLVYVFVNLTSVSYLGALAMENIMGIPLIYGIIGLLVFSGVYSIYGGLEAVAWTDVVQVVILVAGGLITSFMALDAVGMGEGVFAGFASIYEKAQDHFVMIIPEGQMFVPDGAGGKKDAFMDLPGLAVIFGAMWLTNLGYWGFNQYIIQKGLAAKSIDEAKKGLIFAAYLKILIPVIVVIPGIVAYVLINGYTPQELSTMLGKPIEAMGTISKSDEAYPWLLKNFVPTGIRGLAFAALAAAIVSSLASIINSTSTIFTMDIYKPYFNPNATSHQLVRMGRIVAVVALVIAMGVAQKLSALDQVFQYIQEYTGYIYPGVVAVFGMGLFWKQITGRAALITSLATIPAGILFKIMLPDTPWILRMGYVFIFLCLIASVMSFTERGTKVRMALPQGRYRQSALTASYIIFALSVVCFVVGLLYSEPYKNLALESIYMLGVLFLMLAIILYTNVKMETGDEKAIVADPELFKTNAGFNVSAAGVVLIIGLLYFFFWN, encoded by the coding sequence ATGAATGCCGGATTCGCTCCTTTAGATTATATCATTTTTATTGTATATGCTATAGTCATTATTGCCTTAGGTCTTTGGGTGTCCAGAACGAAAGATGGTATTGAGAAAACCTCAGATGAATATTTCCTAGCCGACAAATCGCTGCCTTGGTGGGCGGTGGGTGCGTCGCTTATTGCGGCCAACATCTCGGCCGAGCACTTTATTGGTACCTCTGGCTCTGGTTTTGCCATTGGTTTAGGGATTGCCGCTTATGAATGGATTGCGGCCATAGCCTTGATCATAGTAGCCAAGTACTTCTTACCGGTTTTCCTGGCGCGGGGCATCTTTACTATGCCGCAGTTCCTAAGCCAACGGTTTAACAAAGGCGTGAGTACCTCTTTTGCGGTGTTCTGGCTGCTGGTATACGTGTTTGTGAACCTTACCTCAGTAAGTTACCTGGGCGCCCTGGCCATGGAAAACATCATGGGCATTCCGCTCATCTATGGTATCATTGGGTTACTGGTGTTCTCTGGAGTCTATTCAATCTACGGTGGTTTGGAAGCCGTAGCCTGGACCGATGTGGTGCAGGTAGTGATTCTGGTAGCTGGTGGCTTAATAACTTCTTTCATGGCCTTGGATGCCGTTGGAATGGGAGAGGGGGTATTTGCGGGCTTTGCCAGCATCTATGAAAAAGCGCAGGACCACTTTGTGATGATCATCCCGGAAGGGCAGATGTTTGTGCCGGACGGTGCGGGCGGAAAGAAAGATGCTTTCATGGATCTACCAGGCTTAGCAGTGATCTTTGGGGCGATGTGGTTAACTAACTTGGGCTATTGGGGCTTTAACCAGTACATCATCCAGAAAGGTTTGGCTGCCAAGAGCATTGACGAAGCCAAGAAAGGCTTGATTTTCGCCGCCTACCTTAAAATCCTTATCCCAGTGATTGTGGTAATTCCGGGTATTGTGGCGTACGTGTTGATTAACGGGTATACCCCGCAGGAACTTTCTACCATGCTGGGCAAGCCTATTGAGGCCATGGGAACCATCTCCAAATCTGATGAAGCGTATCCGTGGCTCTTGAAAAACTTTGTGCCTACTGGTATCAGAGGATTAGCCTTCGCGGCCTTGGCGGCAGCCATTGTGTCTTCGCTGGCCTCCATCATCAACAGTACGTCCACCATCTTCACCATGGACATCTACAAGCCGTACTTTAACCCAAATGCTACCAGCCACCAGTTGGTGCGCATGGGTCGTATTGTGGCGGTAGTGGCGTTGGTGATTGCCATGGGAGTGGCGCAGAAGTTAAGTGCCTTAGACCAGGTGTTCCAATACATTCAGGAATACACCGGGTACATTTATCCGGGCGTGGTGGCGGTCTTCGGTATGGGACTCTTCTGGAAACAAATTACAGGCCGTGCCGCTTTGATTACTTCTTTGGCAACAATCCCGGCGGGTATCTTATTTAAGATCATGTTACCAGACACGCCTTGGATTTTGCGCATGGGCTACGTGTTCATCTTCCTGTGCCTTATTGCCTCTGTCATGAGCTTTACCGAGCGTGGCACCAAAGTACGGATGGCGTTGCCGCAGGGCAGATATAGGCAGTCTGCTTTAACAGCCAGCTACATTATCTTCGCCCTAAGCGTTGTTTGCTTCGTAGTAGGACTGTTGTATTCAGAACCTTACAAAAACCTGGCCTTGGAGTCTATCTACATGCTGGGCGTGCTGTTCCTTATGTTGGCCATTATTCTGTACACCAACGTGAAAATGGAAACCGGCGACGAGAAAGCCATTGTGGCAGATCCGGAATTGTTTAAAACCAACGCAGGGTTCAACGTGTCGGCGGCAGGAGTGGTGCTCATCATTGGGTTGCTGTACTTCTTCTTCTGGAATTAA
- the araA gene encoding L-arabinose isomerase translates to MIDLKQFEVWFITGSQHLYGEETLNQVAAHSQEIVKGLDGAEQIPVRIVFKPTVKTTEEIFQVCQDANVAENCIGVITWMHTFSPAKMWIRGLSILKKPLLHLHTQFNRDIPWNSIDMDFMNLNQSAHGDREFGFMVSRMRKDRKVVVGHWQDPEVIQEINNWCRVAAGWNDWQGAKFVRFGDNMRYVAVTEGDKVEAELKFGFAVNTHGIGDLVQVINEVSDQAIDQLVQEYETKYTVAQSLLEGGEQRASLREAAKIEIGLRTFLEKGGYKGFSDTFEDLHGMVQLPGIAVQRLMADGYGFAGEGDWKTAALVRAMKVMGSGLPGANAFMEDYTYHFDPNNSLVLGSHMLEVDEALAIDKPSCEVHPLGIGGKADPVRLVFNAGSGPALNASVVDMGNRFRLIVNEVEAVEPQNELPNLPVARVLWKPLPDMKTGCAAWILAGGAHHTCYSQNISAEQLQDFAEMAGIECVVIGRDTKLSQLKNELRWSEMFYQMKG, encoded by the coding sequence ATGATTGATCTAAAACAATTTGAAGTCTGGTTCATTACCGGAAGCCAGCATCTGTACGGCGAAGAAACCCTAAACCAGGTAGCCGCTCACTCCCAGGAGATAGTGAAGGGCTTGGACGGCGCTGAGCAAATTCCGGTACGGATTGTCTTCAAACCAACGGTAAAAACCACCGAGGAAATCTTCCAGGTTTGCCAAGATGCCAACGTTGCTGAAAACTGCATTGGCGTGATCACCTGGATGCACACCTTCTCGCCCGCTAAAATGTGGATCAGAGGCCTGTCTATCCTGAAGAAGCCTTTGTTGCACCTGCATACCCAGTTTAACCGCGATATTCCATGGAATTCTATTGATATGGATTTCATGAACCTAAATCAAAGTGCCCACGGTGACCGTGAGTTCGGGTTTATGGTATCGCGCATGCGCAAAGACCGCAAAGTGGTAGTAGGCCATTGGCAAGACCCAGAGGTAATCCAGGAGATCAATAACTGGTGCCGTGTAGCCGCCGGATGGAACGACTGGCAAGGCGCTAAGTTCGTACGGTTCGGGGATAACATGCGCTACGTGGCTGTGACCGAAGGTGACAAAGTGGAGGCCGAGTTGAAGTTCGGTTTCGCGGTGAACACCCACGGCATTGGAGATCTGGTACAAGTGATTAACGAAGTATCTGACCAGGCCATTGATCAACTGGTACAGGAATACGAAACCAAGTACACCGTAGCCCAAAGCCTGTTAGAGGGCGGCGAGCAGCGCGCTTCTTTGCGTGAGGCGGCTAAAATCGAAATTGGTTTACGCACCTTTTTAGAAAAAGGAGGCTATAAAGGCTTCTCAGATACCTTTGAAGATTTGCACGGCATGGTGCAGTTGCCGGGTATTGCCGTGCAGCGCCTCATGGCCGATGGCTACGGTTTTGCGGGTGAAGGCGACTGGAAAACTGCCGCTTTAGTACGCGCCATGAAAGTAATGGGTAGCGGTTTGCCAGGTGCAAACGCCTTCATGGAAGACTACACTTACCACTTTGACCCGAACAATTCTTTGGTGTTAGGTTCGCACATGCTGGAGGTAGATGAGGCCCTTGCCATTGACAAACCTTCTTGTGAAGTTCACCCGTTAGGCATTGGCGGCAAAGCCGATCCGGTACGTTTGGTGTTCAACGCAGGTTCTGGCCCAGCTTTGAACGCTTCTGTCGTGGACATGGGCAACCGTTTCCGGTTAATCGTAAACGAAGTAGAAGCCGTAGAGCCGCAAAACGAATTGCCAAACCTTCCAGTAGCCCGCGTGTTGTGGAAGCCACTCCCGGATATGAAAACCGGTTGCGCCGCTTGGATCTTAGCCGGTGGTGCGCACCACACGTGCTACAGCCAAAACATCAGCGCAGAGCAACTGCAAGACTTCGCGGAGATGGCCGGCATTGAGTGCGTCGTGATTGGCAGAGACACCAAGTTAAGCCAACTGAAGAACGAACTTCGCTGGAGCGAGATGTTCTACCAGATGAAAGGATAA
- a CDS encoding transketolase family protein: protein MKKYTYTESKDTRSGFGAGLVEAGRKNKDVVALCADLVGSLKMGDFIKEFPERFVQVGIAEANMMGIAAGMTIGGKIPFTGTFANFSTGRVYDQIRQSIAYSDKNVKICASHAGLTLGEDGATHQILEDIGMMKMLPGMTVINPCDYNQTKAATMAIAEYEGPVYLRFGRPVIPVFTPADQEFVIGKAWMVNEGTDVSIFATGHLVWEAIKAGEKLAEMGISAEIINIHTIKPLDEEAILKSVAKTGCVVSAEEHNRLGGLGDSIAQLLAKTTPLPMEYVAVNDSFGESGTPEQLMKKYGLDDAHIVQAVQKVMERKQALAE from the coding sequence ATGAAAAAATATACCTATACAGAATCAAAAGACACCCGCTCCGGTTTTGGTGCGGGGCTGGTAGAAGCCGGCCGTAAAAACAAAGACGTGGTAGCCCTTTGCGCTGACTTGGTTGGCTCCCTGAAAATGGGCGATTTCATCAAGGAATTTCCTGAGCGTTTTGTGCAGGTGGGCATTGCCGAAGCCAACATGATGGGCATTGCGGCGGGTATGACCATTGGCGGCAAGATTCCGTTTACCGGCACGTTTGCCAACTTCTCTACGGGCCGGGTGTATGACCAGATCCGTCAGTCTATTGCCTATTCAGACAAGAACGTGAAGATCTGCGCCTCCCACGCTGGTTTAACGCTAGGCGAAGACGGTGCCACCCACCAGATTCTGGAAGACATTGGCATGATGAAGATGCTGCCCGGTATGACTGTTATTAACCCCTGCGACTACAACCAAACCAAAGCCGCCACTATGGCGATCGCCGAGTACGAAGGACCGGTGTATTTGCGTTTCGGCCGTCCGGTGATTCCGGTGTTCACGCCCGCTGATCAGGAGTTTGTGATTGGCAAAGCCTGGATGGTAAACGAAGGCACTGATGTGAGCATCTTCGCGACGGGTCATCTGGTATGGGAAGCAATCAAAGCTGGTGAGAAACTAGCTGAGATGGGCATCTCCGCGGAGATCATCAACATCCACACCATTAAACCGCTGGACGAAGAAGCTATCTTGAAGTCTGTGGCGAAAACGGGTTGTGTGGTAAGCGCTGAGGAGCACAACCGCTTAGGTGGTTTGGGCGACAGCATCGCGCAGTTACTGGCGAAAACCACTCCACTCCCTATGGAATACGTGGCCGTGAACGACTCTTTCGGCGAGAGCGGTACCCCAGAACAATTGATGAAAAAGTACGGCCTTGACGATGCGCACATTGTGCAAGCCGTGCAGAAAGTAATGGAGCGGAAACAGGCATTGGCGGAATAG
- a CDS encoding HAD family hydrolase translates to MNTLPYKAFLFDMNGTMIDDMDFHTEAWHKILNNDLQGSFSREEVKEQMYGKNSEVLARFFGEDRFTQEEADELSVQKEKIYQKEYISHLRLIKGLDVFLKKAAEQNIKMAIATAAITFNIDFVVDNLDIRSYFDALVSADDVTKSKPHPETFLKAAEGLGVDPKDCLVFEDAPKGVEAALNAGMDCLVITTMHSKDEFPAYDNIIGFVEDYTDPQVGKLISGEEK, encoded by the coding sequence ATGAATACCCTCCCCTACAAAGCGTTTCTGTTTGATATGAACGGCACCATGATTGACGACATGGATTTCCATACCGAGGCATGGCACAAAATTTTGAACAATGATCTACAAGGCTCTTTCAGCCGCGAAGAAGTAAAAGAACAGATGTACGGCAAGAACAGCGAAGTCCTGGCTCGTTTCTTTGGCGAAGACCGTTTCACCCAGGAGGAAGCCGATGAGTTATCGGTGCAGAAAGAGAAAATCTACCAGAAAGAATACATCTCGCACCTCAGGCTCATCAAAGGGTTGGATGTTTTCCTGAAGAAAGCAGCCGAGCAAAACATCAAAATGGCCATTGCCACTGCAGCCATCACCTTCAACATTGACTTTGTGGTAGATAATCTGGATATCCGCTCCTACTTTGACGCGTTGGTAAGTGCTGATGACGTGACCAAAAGCAAACCCCACCCCGAGACGTTCCTGAAAGCCGCCGAAGGATTAGGGGTAGACCCGAAGGATTGCCTGGTGTTTGAGGATGCGCCCAAAGGCGTAGAAGCTGCCCTGAACGCTGGCATGGATTGCCTGGTGATCACCACCATGCACAGCAAAGACGAGTTTCCTGCCTATGATAACATCATCGGGTTTGTGGAAGACTACACCGATCCGCAAGTGGGAAAGCTTATTAGTGGGGAGGAGAAGTAG
- a CDS encoding 3'-5' exonuclease, with translation MQDHLLFIDIESSGLPQNWDVPYSDEENWPHTVQVAWFVYTKDGQLVKSENHYIRPDGFEVKPSSIEVHHLTPEFLQSNGKSRGEVLLLLQEELQRYSPMVIGHFMQFDYHVLSADFYREGLPNPFESLPIFCTMIASSDLTHLPRKKYLRLGELYSHLFHKSLEDQHNAVVDARATAESYFELRKRRVVTQSSIALQQKKRYTTDKQTQIKRSFPLWLLAAMGAILFIVLLFYWL, from the coding sequence ATGCAAGACCACCTGCTGTTTATAGACATAGAATCCTCAGGACTGCCCCAAAACTGGGACGTGCCGTATTCTGACGAGGAGAATTGGCCGCATACCGTGCAGGTAGCGTGGTTTGTCTATACCAAAGACGGGCAACTGGTAAAAAGCGAAAACCATTACATTCGGCCAGATGGCTTTGAGGTGAAGCCTTCGTCCATTGAGGTCCATCACTTAACACCGGAGTTTCTGCAGTCCAACGGGAAAAGCAGGGGAGAAGTGCTGCTGCTGTTACAGGAAGAATTACAGCGTTACAGTCCCATGGTCATCGGGCACTTCATGCAGTTTGACTACCATGTTTTAAGCGCCGATTTTTACCGCGAAGGGTTGCCCAATCCTTTTGAGAGTTTGCCGATTTTCTGCACCATGATTGCGTCTTCAGACCTCACGCACCTGCCCCGTAAGAAGTATTTGCGCTTAGGCGAACTCTACAGCCATTTGTTTCACAAGTCCTTGGAGGACCAGCATAACGCAGTTGTAGATGCCCGTGCTACCGCCGAAAGTTATTTTGAGTTGCGTAAACGACGTGTGGTAACGCAAAGCTCCATTGCCCTGCAACAGAAAAAACGGTACACTACTGATAAGCAAACTCAAATTAAACGCTCTTTTCCCCTTTGGCTTTTAGCAGCAATGGGGGCCATACTTTTCATTGTTTTACTTTTCTACTGGCTATGA
- a CDS encoding L-ribulose-5-phosphate 4-epimerase gives MSSYQHIKEEAYQANMQLPKLGLVLFTFGNVSAVDRSQGVFAIKPSGVPYEDLSPEKMVIVDFDGNTVEGSLRPSSDTKTHAVLYKHWESIGGIVHTHSTYATAWAQAQRDIPIYGTTHADHLTTDVPCAPPMDDAMIQGNYEYETGFQIMNYLQEKGMSYEEVEMILVGNHAPFTWGKDAKKAVYNSAVVEEIARMAFLTEQIRPQVPRLQDSLIKKHFERKHGPDSYYGQ, from the coding sequence ATGAGTTCTTACCAACACATCAAAGAAGAGGCTTACCAAGCCAACATGCAATTGCCCAAACTGGGTCTAGTCTTGTTTACTTTCGGGAACGTGAGCGCGGTGGATCGTTCACAAGGTGTATTTGCTATTAAGCCCAGCGGTGTGCCGTATGAAGACCTTTCGCCGGAGAAAATGGTGATTGTGGATTTTGATGGCAACACGGTAGAAGGTTCTTTGCGGCCTTCCTCTGATACCAAAACTCACGCCGTGCTGTACAAGCATTGGGAAAGCATCGGTGGTATTGTGCACACGCACTCTACGTACGCCACTGCTTGGGCTCAGGCCCAACGTGATATTCCTATCTACGGTACCACCCACGCTGACCACCTCACCACCGATGTGCCTTGCGCCCCACCCATGGACGATGCCATGATCCAGGGGAACTACGAGTACGAAACCGGTTTCCAGATCATGAACTACCTGCAAGAAAAGGGCATGAGCTACGAAGAGGTGGAGATGATCTTGGTAGGAAATCACGCACCGTTCACCTGGGGCAAAGACGCGAAGAAAGCGGTGTACAACAGCGCCGTGGTGGAAGAAATTGCACGCATGGCATTCTTAACAGAGCAGATAAGACCACAAGTGCCCCGCCTGCAAGACTCGCTCATCAAGAAACACTTCGAAAGAAAGCACGGGCCAGATTCTTATTACGGTCAGTAA
- a CDS encoding DUF294 nucleotidyltransferase-like domain-containing protein, translating into MNDRLQFLKSVKPFHLLGDDVLIGVVDLLQEVTYSKDTVIYHQEATKLRGVDLIVEGEYESFFYDSAQNKRVLEPHGPGYCYGGISMLLNRKKSLRTVIAKKGTRVYFLHRRDFRALAKSHEGFLHHFTQEFGIRMLNEEFAHFVKRPTSFEENYIATDQLYSRRIESVEYRHIITCTSTTPIYTAARIMAEHKTSCIFVKNEVGQIAGYITDITLRDNVVAAQEDVRGQVKEIMDNPIVSIRKDAYVYEAILLMFRTKTRYLLIEEYGEYVGMISRSKLLSDQAQSPFVFIQSVKLARSGAELRAKWQRVPEIVMQLLLRGAKSEIINQVITTVADTIAQKVIEEVIAICGPAPAKFVFMVLGSEGRKEQTLKTDQDNAIVYEDKANEQRELVREYFLRFADLVSEKLDYIGFSYCTGGYMAKNPKWTHSLSHWKRNYHEWMREIVPETAIQFSTFFDCRIIYGDGAIMKELVSFLDEELQKPMPRLFFHMANNALQYEPPLTFFKNIRTFTVGSQQVFDIKKAMTPIVDLVRVYALQNRIFKTNTGERIEALAEIGVFTEKQCQELMQSYYYLMGLRLRKQASQIMHDKSEPDNYLDIQSLTKIEQVTLKEIFKTISDFQLGIKVQFTNSLFG; encoded by the coding sequence ATGAACGACCGTCTGCAATTTCTGAAAAGCGTAAAGCCGTTCCACCTGTTAGGTGATGATGTTCTTATAGGAGTGGTAGACCTGCTGCAGGAAGTCACCTATTCTAAAGACACCGTTATCTACCACCAAGAAGCTACTAAACTTAGAGGCGTAGACCTGATCGTGGAAGGCGAATATGAATCGTTTTTCTATGATTCAGCCCAAAACAAACGGGTGCTGGAACCGCATGGTCCCGGCTATTGCTACGGCGGCATTTCCATGCTGCTCAACCGCAAGAAGTCTTTGAGGACAGTCATCGCTAAAAAAGGAACCCGGGTGTACTTTCTTCACCGCAGAGACTTCAGGGCACTTGCTAAATCACATGAAGGGTTTTTGCATCATTTTACCCAGGAGTTCGGGATACGGATGCTAAACGAGGAGTTTGCGCATTTTGTGAAGCGCCCTACCTCATTTGAGGAAAACTACATTGCCACAGACCAGCTCTATTCCCGCCGCATTGAAAGCGTGGAGTACCGTCATATTATCACCTGCACCAGCACAACTCCCATTTACACCGCGGCCCGCATCATGGCGGAACATAAAACCAGCTGCATCTTTGTCAAAAACGAAGTGGGGCAGATTGCCGGTTATATCACAGACATCACGCTTCGCGATAACGTAGTGGCCGCACAGGAAGACGTCCGCGGGCAGGTAAAGGAGATCATGGACAACCCCATTGTGTCCATAAGAAAAGACGCCTACGTGTATGAGGCTATCCTGCTCATGTTCCGCACCAAAACCCGATATTTGCTTATTGAGGAGTACGGTGAATACGTAGGCATGATCAGTCGGAGCAAGTTGTTAAGTGATCAGGCGCAGTCGCCATTTGTGTTCATCCAATCCGTGAAACTGGCGCGCTCCGGAGCAGAGTTACGGGCCAAATGGCAGCGGGTACCAGAGATTGTGATGCAATTGCTTTTACGCGGCGCCAAATCAGAGATTATCAACCAGGTCATCACCACTGTAGCCGATACCATTGCCCAGAAAGTGATTGAAGAGGTAATTGCCATCTGCGGACCGGCCCCGGCCAAGTTTGTGTTCATGGTGCTGGGCAGCGAAGGCCGTAAAGAGCAGACCCTCAAAACCGACCAGGACAACGCCATTGTGTACGAGGACAAAGCCAATGAACAGCGCGAACTGGTGCGGGAATACTTCCTTCGGTTTGCTGATTTGGTTTCCGAAAAGCTAGACTACATTGGGTTCAGTTACTGCACCGGCGGCTACATGGCCAAAAACCCCAAATGGACGCACTCGCTCTCGCATTGGAAACGCAACTACCACGAGTGGATGCGGGAAATTGTGCCCGAAACGGCCATCCAGTTCTCCACCTTCTTTGACTGCCGCATCATTTACGGCGACGGGGCTATCATGAAAGAACTGGTTTCTTTCCTGGACGAGGAACTGCAGAAACCCATGCCGCGCCTCTTCTTCCACATGGCCAACAATGCCCTACAATACGAGCCGCCGCTCACATTCTTCAAAAACATCAGAACCTTTACCGTGGGCTCCCAGCAGGTGTTTGACATCAAGAAAGCCATGACACCCATTGTAGATTTGGTGCGGGTGTATGCCCTGCAGAACCGAATCTTCAAAACCAATACCGGTGAGCGGATAGAAGCCTTAGCGGAAATAGGCGTCTTCACGGAAAAACAGTGTCAGGAACTCATGCAGTCCTATTATTACCTCATGGGACTCCGGTTGCGCAAACAGGCCAGCCAAATTATGCACGATAAAAGCGAGCCAGACAATTATCTTGACATTCAGAGCCTCACCAAAATTGAGCAAGTCACGCTTAAAGAAATCTTCAAAACCATCAGTGATTTCCAGTTGGGCATCAAGGTGCAGTTTACCAATAGTCTATTTGGGTAA